A region of Neovison vison isolate M4711 chromosome 7, ASM_NN_V1, whole genome shotgun sequence DNA encodes the following proteins:
- the LOC122912156 gene encoding galanin-like peptide gives MAPPVRLVLLLAVLLSLVETPASVPVRQGRRGWTLNSVGYLLGPLLHLPQSADHGRKEKTALEVLDLWKALDGLPHPRPRQVSKKSLRENSAKQETADLGQFIEKAPRS, from the exons ATGGCTCCCCCTGTCCGTCTGGTCCTGCTTCTTGCCGTCCTGCTCAGCCTGGTGGAGactcctgcctctgtgcctgtcCGCCAG GGACGAAGAGGCTGGACCCTCAACAGCGTGGGCTACCTGCTGGGTCCCC TGCTCCACCTTCCCCAGAGCGCGGACCACGGCAGGAAGGAGAAGACAGCCCTGGAAGTCCTAGACCTGTGGAAGGCCCTTG ATGGGCTCCCCCATCCCCGCCCTCGGCAGGTCTCCAAGAAGAGCCTGAGGGAGAACTCTGCCAAACAAGAGACTGCAG ATCTGGGCCAGTTCATTGAGAAAGCCCCCAGGTCCTAG